The window cagggggcaCCGCTACAGCCGCCCACTTCTGGAAGCTCCCATCCCCCGCAGGCCTGGTCTCCACAAACTCCATGTCCTGGGTCAGGTCCTGCCCGTCACGCTGCCAGGTCAGGGTGATCTCCGCAGGGtagaagcccagggcccagcacttCAGGGTGACCTCATGGTCAGAGATGAGGTGGTGGGTCACGTGTGCCTTTGGGGGGTCtgagcagaagggagagaaattcaGGAACTTTTCATCCCTCATGGGTCACTCCAGCAACACTCATGTGACCATCCTGAGTGGACaggacagctggggtgggggagggagcacaaAACCCAGACACCTGCCTGGACAGAGGAGCCTGGGATGATCGCCTCATGTCTAGAAAGTTCTAGAGTCAGAGTGACACAGCCCAGGATTGGAGGCAGATCTCTGAGGGGAGAAAGGGGTTTCTGGTCCTGACCTGGGTGGAGGCCAAATGACTCAGAAAAGCCTGGTCAGACCTCAGACACActgggtgggggacagagaaCAAGGCCTGAGAAAGGAAGTCCCCATGGGTCCCAGGGCCACTGCCAGGGTCAAGGGGAACCGTTGATGGGTTATTTCAGGGTTGGTCTGCCCTCCATCCCTAAGACACTGCACCCTAATTGTCCCTGAGAGAACGAGGAGTCGCTCTTTGGTCCCGGGTCTGAAAACCCAGGGAACTCAATGTCCCAACCCAAAGGAGGGTGTTCTGACCCCGGTCCATTTCCTGTCTCCGTGTAGGAGCCGCAgcccgaggggagaggagggagccccgCGGCCCTGGTACCTGCGCGCTGCAGCGTCTTTTCCAGGTAAAGGCGGAGCGATTCCACGCACTCCCCCTCCAGGTAGATCCTGAAGCGCTCAGCCTCACCGGCCTCCTCCCACTTGCGCCGGGTGATCTGAGCCGCCGCGTCGGCCGCGGTCCAGGAGCGCAGGTCCTCGTTCAGGGCGATGTAGTCGGTACCGTCGTAGGCGGACTGATCGTACCCGCGGAGGAGGCGCCCGTCCTGACCCACTTCGCAGCCGTACATATCTTGAATGGTGTGAGACCCTGACCCCGCCCCGCGGTCGGCCCCGCCCACTCGGCCCCGCCcactcggccccgcccccgccccgaccGCGGGGATTTTACCTAAACCGAAAACGAAACCAGGTCAATATCCCAGCGGGCTCCTCCCGGGTGGGGTGAAGCGTCGGCGGTCACAGGTGCAGCTCGGACCCGGACATTCGGGAGACCCTGGCCTGTCCGTGGGGATGGGGTCGTGACCGGGACCCGCCCGCGTGGCTCACCGTCCTCGCTCTGGTTGTAGTAGCCGCGCAGGGTGTTCAGGTTCACTCGGTAATACTGTGCGTAGTCCTTGCCGATCTGCGTCTCGCGCTCCCAATACTGCGGGTCCTCCTGCTCCACCCACGGCTGCTCCATCCACGGCGCCCGCGGCTCCATCCTCGGGCTCGCGGCGTCGCTGTCGAACCGCACGAACTGCGTGTCGTCCACGTAGCCGACGATGAAGAAGCGGGACTCCCCGCGGCCCGGCCGGGACACGGCGGTGTGGAAATATCTCAGGGAGTGGGGACCTGGGGACGGAGAGGGGCTGAGAACCGTGATCACTGGCCTTGTGCGGGTCCCAAGCCCGGGAGACGGAAAAGGGGCCGGAACAGTGAAGGGGTCAGGACGGGTCCTCCCCGGGGTCCTGCGCCCCCACCGGGTCCCCTCGCTCCCCCCCGCAGAGGCCGTTCCCTCCCGACCCGCACTCACCTGCCCAGGTCGGGGTCAGGACCAGGGTCCCcgagagcagcaggaggagggttAGGGACCTCATAACCCGACTCAGGCTCTGGGGACAATCTAAGTCTGGCGGGTCAGCAGAGACATTATAACTGGGACCTCGGGGACGTTAATTGGCTTCTCTAAAAACTGGACACCCAATGGGAGTGATGTCTGGAGACTCATCATGAGTATCCAGAAAGTGGGATCCGAACAGGTTGTGAGAGGGAGAAGTGACCCCTGGTTGATGTAGACTCCAAGACACACACTTTCTCCTCCAGACTCCGCCCTCGGGCTGCGACCCTGAGAGCCAAGCCTGGGGACCCGGGACTGTGTCCTGACCCCTCCTCCTGCACAGAGAGCTCTTTGTCACCCTGTCTCCCTGAGTCCTGGCCCAGGGGCTGTGTGAGGACACCAGGGAGAAACCTCCAGGCTGGGCCCCGCCCCTTTTTCCTCTTCCAGGAACTTCTTCCCCTAAAATgaactccctgcctcccaccccttatctctccccctggactcttctagaagaaaactcaCTTCAGGGAACCTGATGGCAGAGAGTAAGTTCGCCCTGGGaatggaggtggagggacaggggTTTCTCTTAACCCTGGAGGAGCTGTGTCTGAAAACGGGATGGAGATTCTCAGAGACCAGTCTCCCTGTTGTCTGTGAACCCCAGTGGGGAGCACAGTCTTGGGAACCCTGAACATCAGGAAGCTGATCTGTAAAGAAGTGATTTGGCCCCTTGGTACAGAAATGTGTCTAACCAGCACTGCAGTCAGACTCACAGAGCTCCTGAATTCTACTTCccacacagtgtgtctgtgacttgggattgttacattgtgaaatgatcttcATTCAGTAACCCTGAGTTTGTCTGTGAGTCCCCCACGTCCTCAGTACAGAGAAGTCCAGGGAAGCTGTGTGTCACTGTGCATTTCAACAGGAGCATGTACATCCTAGAAGTTACAAGTGCTCAATGCGGTCATCcaaatgatggagagagagaagggaggttggCTGGAGGCGTCCCAGACCCAGGGCAGAGTAAGGAAAATTCAGAGAGGGTGTCAGGGAGCCTGGAGCCTAAATCAGCCTTCAGAGGGGCAAtggtcctgcctcagtttctctgctgTTCTCAATCTTTGACAGGAAGGAGCCTGTGAGAAGTGAGGTCCCAGAGCAAATGGGGCAGCAGATTTGAGAGCACAGTATCGGGGCCATCGGTCAGTTACACTCCCTCAGGCTGAGGTCTGGGTGTGCATTCTCATGCTGCCACATGACCTAGTGGAGGAAAGAATGACaacagaggaaaagggaagaactgCTGGACCAGCACCTTTACGTAGACGAGAAGGGATGAGGCCTCGAGCACCAGCACAGGGACGGCTCTGGCTGGGAGTGTGGACAGCTCACCTGTGGTGACGTCTCCAAGTAGACGCTGTTGGAATTCTGTAATAATCGTCTTCTAATGTGTTCAGTTTCCTCAGTGAAGCAGGAAACAAGGTCACTGGCAGTAATGAGATGGGAAGGAGGGTGGATGTTTgagcagaggatgggggagactgAGGGAGCCGTGCAGGGACAGGATGATTGTGGGCAGCAGTGTGGACCCCCTTGTGGTCTGGGTCATGATGTTATGGGACAGTGTCCACGTGTCTGTGTTGTCTCCAGCCTCCTGTAGCTGCAGAGAGGGCAGAGGTAGAATTTCCTGGCTGTCTAGTTTTTTCAAGCAAGGTGACAAATCAAAGGAGACCAAGGGAGGGACTGAAATGCTGTCTCATGGAATTGAAGATGAGTGAGGAAAGGATATTGAGGGGTGAGGGACAGTGACTAGATGGTAGGATAATAACCTGGATCCCAGTGAGCTCAAAGGATTGTGGGAGGTGATGTAGCACAAGGTGGTCTCGGGCCTGGGAAACAGGCACATTTGTGATGAATGGTTTGCTGATATTACATTACACATGTGATCAAATAATCGCACCAGTGTTTCCAGAGCTTAGGCCGCCCTGCGGGGTGAGTAGGGAGATGGAGGGCAGAGTGTGGGAAGCATGGCGTGGAGACTGTGGGAGGGCTGGGTTATTGGCAATGACAAGTCTAGGGGATGACAAGGGAGGGGAcccaggaagagcagagcagaaggtcatggaggagaggagctcaGGGAAGTGAGGAGCCAGGGACTGAGCATCCTCTGCTGTGTGTGTTCTGTCCCTGCTGTAAAGTGACCACAACCTGAGTGACTTTAAAAAACAGCCCTTTATTATCTCACGGCTGTGCAGGTTACACATCTGACATGTCCTCACTGGACTAGGAATAAGGGTCagcaggtctctgcccctcactggGGCTCTGGAAGAATCCACTGCCAAGCTCACTCACTGTGTTTCTGAACTCAGATTCTTGCAGATATGGGACTGAGTCCCTGTTTCCTTGCTGGgtgtcagctggagccaccctgaGCTCCCAGAGGATGTCTTCAGTCCTGGAACGTGGCCCCCACAGCACACACAATCCTTCCCCCACGTGggacctctctgcctctcctcaccTTCATCTCTCCTGCAGCATCTCTGACTCCAGCCAGAGAAACCTCTCTGCTTTTAGGTTTATGTGACGTGATTGGGCCCAGCCAGGTGATCCAGGATGGTCTCCCTGTCCTAAGGTCCTTAACCTTCATTTCATCACCAAGTCCCTTTGCCATGTAAGGAAGCCTGTCCACAGGCTCCAAGGATTCAGGCTGAAGATTTCTTGGGACACTATTTAGCCTTCCATATCCGATTATGTTGAAATCACTGAGATCCAGGAGGTAGTACTCTGGGGAGGGTGACAGTGAGTCAGGAGCTAAAAGAAATGGGGCAATGGCCTGGGGGTCCCCAGGGATTACCTACAATGAGGGGAGTGGGGATTCGATCTGATGATGGATTAAGGGATGTTATGGAGAAAGGGTGGGTAAGTCAAAGCATTTGATGGGAAGgaccccacccacctccaggcccagggcacaaggtctgtgggaggggagacaccCCCACGGCCGGACTTCAGAGGGAGCCGTGTCCTCAGGGAGACTCAGGTCCCTGTCACAGCTGCAGGAGCAGGAACACCCTGGGAGGACTGTGTGGATTTGGCTGATCCTGGGCTGAGACCTCCGGGGGACACAGTGGGAAGgtttcaggagctggggagggggtgtgaggggaCACAGAGTGGGGGTGCACGGAGCCTGTGGAGATGAGCATGCAGGATGTTTGAAGACCAGGGGTGACTGAGACAgacaggggaaaggagaaagtGAGGTTCATCCTGGTGGATTCAGGGCAGATGGTGGTGAgtgtgggagagggaggtgggaggggcaggggtctggggctCTCACTTGGGCTCTGTCGATGGGGATGAGGAGGTTTGGGGTGTTTGGGTCTTGTTTCAACTGTGTTGACCCCTGAAGTGCTTGAGGAGAGAAAGGGTCTTAGAAGATGTGCCTGAGTTCACTCATCCTAGAAGTAGAGGACTGTGCCCAGACTAGGTCTAAGTGTGTCACCTGCACCATGTGACTCAAGCTGGGCTGCAGTCACTGGAAACCCCACTGATCCAGTACATTCAATAGTCACCCTGATGGGGCTGCAGCTGGTGCAGACTCTCAGCTGGGGGCTCATTGGGGCTGTTCACAGGGTGGCCTCGGGCACCTCCCCCTGGGTCTCTGCTGGGCGTGGCTGCTCCCAGCGGGCACCTGGTTCCAGGAGAGTGTATTCCAAGTGCCCAAGTCAGGAACCATGTCCAGCATCTTCTCTgataatggataaagaagtggtacacatacaatggaatgttaccaAGCCACATAACAGAGCAAAGTCTTAACATTTGCAGAAATGTGGAGGGATCTCTTAGGTTACtaataatctttctttttctgcttttaagaaTCGTTGTAATATTAGAAAgccgcatgcaaaagaatgaaacttgactacagtttgtccccctgcacaaaaattaattcaacatgggtcaaatacctaaatataagatctgaaacaataaattacatagaagaaaacataggtattaaacacCTGGATGATAGCCATAGAGAACTATTTCTGAATTTGACCCAAATGGCAAGGGAtgacagcaaaaataaatgaatgggactatagcaaAGTAAAAAACTTCTGCAAAGCCAAAGAAACCAACAGAGAACAAAACGGCCGTCAACcagatgggagatgatatttacaaacaacagctcaataagggcttaatatccaaaatatacacagAACTCAGAAAGCTCAACACACAAGCCAGCAGCCCAGTGAAAAACTGGAGAAAGGAACTgaccagacacttctcccaagaagacacagAAACGACACACAGATaaatggaaagatgctcatctgcACCAGCTCTGAGAGAAATGCACGTCAGAACGACAaggagatgccacctcacacctgttagattggctgttgtcaacaagacaggtaataacaggtgTGGGAGAAGCTGTGGGGAAGAAGGAGCCCTCactccctgctggtgggaatgtagactggtacagccagtatggaagaaaggatgatggttcctcaaaagattaagaattaaactaccatatgacccagcaatccctctactgggtatctacccaaaaaacttgaaaacattggtacgtgaGGACACACAGACtgccatgttcatcacagcattattcacagtggccaagacatggaaacaaccaaagtgtcccttgagagAGGACTGGGTAAAGGagatgtggtccatatatacaCGGGAACACCACTCaaccatgagaaatgatgacacgTTGCCATttagaacaacatggatggaacctGAGcatattacactgagtgaaataagtaagtcagaaaaaaaaaaaagaagtatatgatttcacacagaggtgggatgTAAAGTGGAGCCTCAcagacatggataaaagtgaagtggttacggcagggacaagggggtgggggcggaaggagggaagggaataaagagggacaaatatacggtgatggaataTGATTTGagtctgggtgatgggtatgcaacataatcatcagtttaaatgctataacaATGTTTACCTGATACCTGTGTTCCCTTTTTGATTAATgacactctgttaaatttaattttctaattaaaaacattaaaaaaaatattggattATTTCCAAATTGTGACAgatcctcttctttcttcttcaagtgtAGATGCCACTGTTGGCCTCTAGGAGGCGACAGATCCTAGTTAATATTCTCcagtttgaaaaaaacaacacgAAACAAGAGTTTAAACTCAGGTTCTGGGcaacaggaggaggggaggggagattcTGGCCTTTCCCCCCAAATCCTAGACCACTTCTCAGGAGAATTAAAAGCACCCACACTTGTAATTCTCCACAGTTGTCaatgagaaaagagaggaaggaagggatagaTCGTTACCTGCCCTGTTTCCAGATGACCCCCCACCCTCGGGGCAGCTGCAGTCCGGACTCAAGGTGGACGTCCGTGCGCACACACAGCTCCACGCCTGTGCTCTGATGACCCGCGTGGGGAGGAATTCTAGGCCGAGGGGAAATCAGGGAGACCTCCTTCTTCTGATCAAGCCCTAAATTAATCAATTGATTGGTTCTGGTTTATAAGCAGAGGTGAAATGTTCAAGACTTCAATATAACAGTCCAAATAGTTTCAAAGTAAATCCCTTTTCATTATGACTCATGACAGGATTAGTGAACTATCACTGGTTTCTCAGTCCTCTGCTGATaaggttatttctttatttctttcttctcaaatCCCAAACACGGAACCTCTCTCACCTTAGGCCACGCCCTCAATGAGAGACCAGTTCACAAAGTCCGTGGATGTGAAATTCCTTGGGTACAAAGTGGACTGTCTCTGTCTTTTTACCAGGAGGACTGACAGTCGCTGCAGTGAATGACgacttctctttctcatttggGGCACAGAGATTGGCTGCTTCTATTCTcaactaaaaatatctcagaatAGAAAGCAGTGCGGTTTCTCTTGGCAGTGAGCAAACCCCCAAAGTTTCACACAATAGAATACTTTCCTttagtgtgtgtgacagagacagagacagagagacaaacagatagggacaaagaggaaggagagagatgagaagcatcagttcttcgctgcagcactttagttgttcattgattgctttctcatatgtgctttgaccaggggctccagcagaccgaatgaccccttcctcaagccagtgactttgagcttcaagacagtgacttttgcactcaagcctgcgaccagggactcctgtctatgatcccacgctcacaccggctacctcagggtttccaacctgagtcctctgtgtcccagtctgaagctctatccattgcgccactgccttgtcagacAATAAAAAGCTTTTATCTGCTAGTGACCGGCAAGGTCACGGGAGGCAGGCTCAGCTCCATCTCCCTGCCCGGGGTGGGGGCGGCTTGAACTGGCAGCAGTCAGGGGTCCCAGGTGTTACTCCTGAGTGCTGACTCACTGtggtgctggtgagggtgtagcCACTGATCACACTTGTTCTGGGTCCTGTTAGACACAGGACGGGACCAGTGTGAGTGGGTTCTGTGTTACTGACGGGAAggagaaactgagtcactgaaCGTGATGAAAACAGCAGCAGACACCACGATGAGGTCCCCGCTGAGCTGCTCATGATGCACGGAGCACCGGGCCCTGTTCTACCTGCTTCTCACACACTCGCTGATTTAGGTTTGGAGGTCGGGACACTGTTCTCCCATGGACTGGCCCTCGTGGCTGTTATAATGATGCCAAGATGCTTCTGGGTCACCCAGGGCTTTCTGAAATTACCCCGTTACATCTCCCCTGCACTATCCTCGTCTGTCTCTGGATATGAAGACGCAGCAGCCCCATGAGGTGAGTGGGGAgtgtaacatccaccgggtacaagaacaaacgtcggagactttcaggagtatagatgtaactttattggccagttttacctgcgcaggggcaaattcccaaggtgtccagagacaccgtgctcacaaggagctgcagatgggaatcgcacctagcgctcacagctaaatctttttataagctaagcaagcaagcctaatacagaagcagatatggcggtaacctatttgctaagggggctgcagatagcatagcaacaggggctggggtctagctcattggtgaattccaaacctaaacttctgataagggtcttttaaccaatagaatgcaaatgtttgtctttttttcctcttttttttctctctctctctcagcttcccagagtccctatctgtctctgcttcttgaacgaccttgggcatgttactcctaacagaacaggagcaggacctgcctgtaacccttaagttccctgttccattagtgccttgcttattttctaatcttctcttggtccttacagggAGCTTGTGTGGGTGTCTGAGCTCCAGACCGGCACTCACAGGGGGAGGGGTCTGTTTCTGAGATGTGGGGGCTCCCCCGCTGTGAGGTTACCAGGACAGGCCTTTGGGAAGGTGATCTTTGATCCCAGTTCAATGCCTTCCATGTTCattaccttatt is drawn from Saccopteryx leptura isolate mSacLep1 chromosome 1, mSacLep1_pri_phased_curated, whole genome shotgun sequence and contains these coding sequences:
- the LOC136388793 gene encoding saoe class I histocompatibility antigen, A alpha chain-like is translated as MRSLTLLLLLSGTLVLTPTWAGPHSLRYFHTAVSRPGRGESRFFIVGYVDDTQFVRFDSDAASPRMEPRAPWMEQPWVEQEDPQYWERETQIGKDYAQYYRVNLNTLRGYYNQSEDGSHTIQDMYGCEVGQDGRLLRGYDQSAYDGTDYIALNEDLRSWTAADAAAQITRRKWEEAGEAERFRIYLEGECVESLRLYLEKTLQRADPPKAHVTHHLISDHEVTLKCWALGFYPAEITLTWQRDGQDLTQDMEFVETRPAGDGSFQKWAAVAVPPGEEQSYTCHVQHEGLPEPLTLRWGPPQATIPTVVTVAVLVLLGAVVTGAVVGAVMWRRRRSGWKGGSYAQAASEYGGGDP